Genomic window (Mytilus edulis unplaced genomic scaffold, xbMytEdul2.2 SCAFFOLD_169, whole genome shotgun sequence):
tttattttagtatTAACATATATGTGAAAGTACTTCCGATTAAAGAATATCACCACTCCGATATGAGTTATTGACTTATTATACCTATACTAAATTTGTTTATGAGTCatacaaatattataaacaaagCATGTTACATTGGTTGTTGACAGCGTACTCCTATCATACCAAACACATTTTAGTACCTTTAACTATATGTTATTGTTTACCTATAGTGCGGCGAACTGTTGAAAATCAATAGTTTACACATGAGCTAACGACCTTGACTTCTAATTTTAGATTCCGGTACTTCTCGGTAATCTCCGTCAATCAACAGCGGTCGGTTGAAATATAAACAGCTTTGCTTTAATCAAGCTACCAGTGTGTTTTGATCCTTCTGACAGTCGTCTTATTCATTTACTTGCCGGCTGTAATAAGATACATCACTGTATCTGTGTAGAGAAAATGCCTTGCTTGGATTTGGCTTATTGTGAAATGGAACTGTAAGTATTTCGTATTTTATTGATGATTATTTACATATGTTTTTGTGGCAATTAACGGTTATAATTTCTTTTAGAAATTGATTATTATTTACCAttacattatttatgtttgtacatgttgtattctGTTAACTATTCTATAAGTTTATTCTTGTCTAATTATTGTATGCTATATGCATAGCTCAGATGCATAGTGCGTAGCGGCTGATTCAGAAAAGGGGGGAGGTCTGGGGTTTGACcacctttttatttatatctattaactcgtgtcagttttttgtttttgtaatatatactgcattaatacattttcaatttcaatcGATTAAAACACACACTTTTATCATTTTCTGACTCTCGATGCCTACACGTGTGACTGCAAAAATAGTTGCGGTTGAAAATATCCGGTGttgatttaatatttctttttatataacaatTGTTGATCAACAATAATtgtttacaacaaaaataaaacttggtggtACATGGTTATGCATACAAATCAAGTCAAGCCAAGAAGGTGTACATGTACGAATCTGACCGTGCATATTAATTCTGATAATTAtttacatgatcatgatgataaaaaCTATTTGTCAATAATACATGCTTaatgttttctcttttttatacttgcaggataaaaaatgtatttgatggCAAAATTCCACAAATTCCTATGGTAGCACAGTTGAAAAATGGACGGTCAATAATTGTTAACTACATGACGGAAAACCAAATATCCGAAACCTACTGCATGATTCAAGAAGCAGCTCAATGTGGCGAAGGCTATGGCATAGATGAATTCGAATCAAAAGAAGAGTTCCGAATGGAAATCAAAGACAGTGACTGCTTTGCAATCACATGTAAAGAATCGGGACTCCTTTTGGCTGGATTTATTATTGCAGTTAGCAAATTTTATAGAGGACACGGTGCTATGGCAGACCCATTTGTAATTGTCAAGCGAACCGAAAGGAAACAATACTTGGGAGAATTTGCTCTGAGTACAGCTGTCAAATTTGCAACTTGTCTGGGATATTTTGGGATGTACATCGATACGTTTTCAAGTAACAAGGGCATGTTGAGGATTATTGAAAAAATAGGGGGATTCCAGAAAGTCGGTATTCTACCGGTTGGCGGGAAATTACAAAATGGACAGATAGTGAGTTCTATCATATTTATAAAGTATTTGAAACCTATTGAAGGAAGCTGATGAAAAGTAACATTTTTGAGAACTTCATCCCACGAAGTTTGAAAAATCTAAAGTCTTCAGACATTATCTGGCGTGAAACAAATGGCATTGTTAAAACGGACGATGCGGTGAAACCGAAAAACATGCAACATTTGTATGACGTAACAATTAGACATTTGAACATTTAATTGTTAATACTACTGTATTATCCGTAGCCTATTGGACTGATATGTGAGCGAACTTTTAATATCTCAGAGGTCGGCAAAACAGATCATGTTTGAATAAACACTGTATAAGATCATTAAACTTACATGATGTCGTAGTTCATTGTCACTGGGATCAAAACATACGATTTAAACCACCGAAGGTTGTGTTCCTTAATTTATAAATGgccattttgacattttatttgatatttcctACGATCTCAATTTATTGTTCCAtcgaaataaatttatataaatatgtttatttgtttgaGTTTAGATATGTCACATGATGCACACACAAGAAGAGCAGTTAACGAgcaattttaaatagaaaagagAAAGGAAACGGGGACTGTGTTAAAGAGAAAGTATTCCGACCAAAGAGTTGAAAACAGcctcaatagatataggaagatgtggtgtgagtgccaatgagacaactctccatacaaataaaaatttaaaaagtaaaccattataggttaaagtacggccttcaacacggagccttggctcacaccgaacaacaagctataaagggccccaacattactagtgtaacaccattcaaacgggaaaaccaacggtctaatctatataaacaaaacgagaaacgagaaacacgtatatattacataaacaaacgacaactactgtacatcagattcctgacttaggacaggtgcaaacatttgcagcgggattaaacgttttaatggatccaaaccttctcccttttctgaaacacaAATTTGCTTTGGTGTACGTTTAAAGTAAACTGTCATTCAGAGACAAAAAATCTCTTTCTTAATTTTGTGTACAATAAGAGTGTATTATCATCCAGTTACAAATTTCCTCATTCTTAATTGTGTGTAAATTAATAGTATATTATCATTCGGATAAAAAATGTCCTCTTTCAAAACGAACAAATCTTGAAGTTTAACATTCTCCTATCAATGGTGGGATAGAGATCAGCAATGTCAAAAGTTGCATTTCGTTGACTGTACGGACCATTGATTTACACCATCGCATAGCAACCAACTCTTTGTTACCCTGTTGTTGTTTTCGAGAAGAGAGAGAACACAAAATTATCATATTGTGTTTTTGTGCTGCTGGGTTGCTAGTTCATTACCGTTACCTTTACATCTCATGTGATTCAAATTAATTGCAGATAGTCTCAGACGGCAAATTGCTTCGATCATTGCTATCTTTAAACATGTGGTATACATGCATGTCTAAGGTCGATAAAAAACGTATTGCTTTTCGTTTTAACATATCCATGTTGGTTGCAAATCTTTGATATTTTCAGGAAGTTTGTATTTATGTTCAAGAGGTGAGCCTGCTGTTATAGAATTGCCTAAGGATTTTTCACATGCATTTTTCAGATTTGAAATTAGACTAAGTCATTTTTCATTTAGATTTAGCGACAATGGTATatttaaatgtacaatgtacCATCATTACAGAAGTTATCCGTCTTCCCTAAAAATACGAAGTTTTCTTATCATGAAAATATTGTCAGGTACTTCCCCGATCCCTCTATAGAAAAGAAGTATATCGGATATCATGAGTCAATATATACACATCGGTCAATTATACATGATGTTATACATTAAAACCgaaagacaaaacagacaaagctcaggctccgtgttgaagaccgtacatggacttataatgttttacttttataaattgtgacttgaattgtCTCTtagcactcataacacatcttcatATACTCTAAAAACCcaatcgtcacaactcggccgattccgtacctcatgGAGAGAcgcggagtcacccgaggattgccgattgctAAAAACCATAACCtaaagagaaaaaagaaacactagaactaaaaaaaaaaaaattgagcaacATCCAAAAACCGATAATTATATAGTACTAAGAACTCTGATGCTTTTTCTGGTCTAGCTTTTATTGTTCCTGCTCACAAGAAACACAATATATTCCACGAGGAACTAATCAGAATTGAGGAAAATGATATTGTCTTAATTGTATACTATTATAGTAATATTTTTGGTACTATATAAAAGGATATATGAATAATTactcaaagagacagcaaccaaactaaaatataaattcCAAAACAATTCTACAACCCTTTGGAGACATACAGGTCTcaatcaatgctcttcaacttggtacactcttttggccttttaacttcttttgatttgagcgtcagtGGTGcgtcctttgtagacgaaacgcgcgtctggcgcaaatacaaaaaaactaaTTACATAGAAGTGTTGCCATTTATCAGCAAGAATTCATGTTCGTGCAATTAAACCAGGAAAAGGCAAGATAGCACAGCGACTcatacttaacatgcttaaggcTTTCATCTGCATGTAATGCgtacttttatatttttctgtatcGTGTGGATATACAGGAGCTTTGGAAAATAAGAAGGGACGGAAAACATGGCACAAAGATATGGGTTATATCATTCAAAATTATTCTGAATCCAAGTTGATCTTCTAGAGTTCTTCTAGATCAATATTTTTCAATGTCTGATCAaagattgtaaaaaaatattaattcatcAAAATAGGGAACCGTGCTTTAAATAACATTCATTGTGCGTTTTATAATCGATTACAAGCCAAGGGTTGGAACTCTGAGTGAGACTTTGTTTGTGTATTAACAATGCCGTTTGCTTATTAAATGACATTGATAAAAGAGTCTTTTGACACCCTGCCTATTTATAAACATTGAACTTCAATTCAACCgtaattgaattttttttgtgttaagtACTTTTAGCCCTCGAATGTCCTTGGATTAATGTATTAATGGTAAAAAGTCTTTAGAAATATGCGGTGATAATTAATTGATACACATTTTCAAGTATTAAAACTGCATTACGGATGTTCACTACCTACCAATAGATGTATACtctgtttcaattttattttttaataaagattgttataaaatgatagtatatacatacatgtaactgaaatt
Coding sequences:
- the LOC139506161 gene encoding uncharacterized protein, yielding MPCLDLAYCEMELIKNVFDGKIPQIPMVAQLKNGRSIIVNYMTENQISETYCMIQEAAQCGEGYGIDEFESKEEFRMEIKDSDCFAITCKESGLLLAGFIIAVSKFYRGHGAMADPFVIVKRTERKQYLGEFALSTAVKFATCLGYFGMYIDTFSSNKGMLRIIEKIGGFQKVGILPVGGKLQNGQIVSSIIFIKYLKPIEGS